From a single Pseudomonas sp. A34-9 genomic region:
- a CDS encoding dienelactone hydrolase family protein: protein MSQITVRSVVYQIDGQPYEGRLAFDAEQKGARPGLLMAPNWMGVSAGAEEIAKSVAAKGYVVLIADVYGQAVRPQNADQAGAAMMPLKNDRALLRKRMQAAFEQLQKQGEAAVDTSKLAVFGFCFGGCCALDLARTGAPVKAAVSFHGTLDSPNPADAQNIKGSVLVLHGAADPLVPKEQLPAFEDEMNAAKVDWQLLSYGGAVHSFTDPHANVPGKMMYDAKTAKRAFKSMHDLLDEVFKG from the coding sequence ATGAGCCAAATCACTGTACGTTCCGTGGTCTATCAGATTGATGGCCAACCTTATGAAGGTCGTCTGGCGTTCGACGCCGAGCAGAAAGGCGCGCGTCCGGGTTTGTTAATGGCGCCAAACTGGATGGGCGTCAGCGCCGGTGCCGAAGAGATTGCCAAGTCGGTAGCGGCCAAGGGTTATGTGGTGTTGATCGCTGACGTTTACGGCCAGGCCGTGCGCCCGCAAAACGCTGATCAGGCCGGCGCGGCAATGATGCCGCTGAAGAATGACCGTGCGTTGTTGCGCAAGCGTATGCAGGCAGCGTTCGAGCAGTTGCAGAAGCAGGGCGAAGCGGCGGTCGATACCTCGAAACTGGCGGTGTTCGGTTTCTGCTTTGGCGGTTGCTGTGCGCTGGATCTGGCGCGTACCGGTGCGCCGGTGAAGGCGGCGGTGTCGTTCCACGGCACGCTGGACTCGCCGAACCCGGCGGATGCGCAGAACATCAAAGGTTCGGTGCTGGTGCTGCACGGTGCTGCCGACCCGTTGGTGCCGAAAGAGCAACTGCCGGCGTTTGAAGACGAAATGAACGCGGCGAAGGTCGATTGGCAGTTGCTGAGCTACGGCGGTGCGGTGCACTCGTTCACTGACCCGCATGCCAATGTGCCGGGCAAGATGATGTACGACGCGAAGACTGCCAAGCGCGCGTTCAAGTCGATGCATGACTTGCTGGATGAAGTGTTCAAGGGCTGA
- a CDS encoding pirin family protein — translation MDTQPLIIRPRAEDVEGQPILRPLPSAKCRSVGPFVFFDHMLETVYPTGKGMNIRQHPHIGLSTLTYLFEGQIQHKDSLGSDQVVSAGDVSWMTAGSAIAHVERTPQPLWDQSFTMHGLQIWLASPKDHEQGRGHYSHHPAATLPVSDNLGVQIRMIAGSGFCLESPVPVLSPTLYAEVKMQTATTLLIPTEHEERAVYVLSGDAQLNGEAIEPHALVVLPAGEEMSLFAESDVHAVVFGGAPLDGPRRINWNFVASDPAAIDEARRKWAAGDWPTVPGERERIELPR, via the coding sequence ATGGACACGCAACCTCTGATCATCCGCCCGCGCGCCGAAGACGTCGAAGGCCAGCCGATTCTGCGCCCGCTGCCGTCAGCCAAATGCCGCAGTGTCGGGCCCTTCGTGTTTTTTGATCACATGCTCGAGACGGTTTATCCGACGGGCAAAGGCATGAACATCCGACAGCACCCGCACATTGGTCTGTCGACCCTCACCTATTTGTTCGAAGGGCAGATCCAGCACAAGGACAGCCTTGGCTCGGATCAGGTGGTCAGCGCCGGCGACGTCAGCTGGATGACCGCCGGCAGCGCGATTGCACACGTCGAGCGCACGCCGCAACCGTTGTGGGACCAGAGCTTCACAATGCACGGTTTGCAGATCTGGCTGGCATCGCCCAAGGATCACGAACAAGGCCGCGGACACTACAGCCATCACCCGGCGGCGACGTTGCCGGTCAGCGATAACCTCGGCGTACAGATTCGCATGATTGCCGGGTCAGGCTTTTGCCTCGAATCGCCGGTACCGGTGCTTTCTCCTACGTTGTATGCCGAAGTGAAGATGCAAACGGCGACCACCCTGCTGATCCCGACCGAGCATGAAGAACGGGCGGTGTATGTGTTGAGCGGGGACGCGCAGTTGAATGGCGAAGCGATTGAGCCGCATGCGCTGGTAGTGTTGCCGGCCGGGGAAGAAATGAGCCTGTTTGCCGAAAGCGATGTGCACGCCGTGGTGTTCGGCGGTGCGCCTCTGGACGGGCCGCGGCGGATCAACTGGAATTTTGTGGCGAGCGATCCGGCGGCGATCGATGAGGCACGGCGCAAATGGGCGGCCGGGGATTGGCCGACGGTGCCGGGGGAAAGAGAACGGATTGAATTGCCGCGCTGA
- a CDS encoding OsmC family protein, producing MTVTVNTVSAEGFRHTVQIDDHELFADVPKSAGGEGSAPEPHDYFDAALGACKALTLKMYAKKKDIPLTGVGVDVKRDNSEEQKGKYVLHVTLTLKGVLTDAQREELLRVADRCPIHKLMTTSEVTIETHAPQGFDSQ from the coding sequence ATGACCGTTACCGTCAATACCGTCTCCGCTGAAGGTTTTCGTCACACCGTACAGATTGATGACCACGAACTGTTTGCCGATGTGCCGAAGTCGGCCGGCGGCGAAGGCTCGGCACCTGAGCCGCACGATTACTTCGACGCAGCCCTCGGCGCCTGCAAGGCACTGACCCTGAAGATGTACGCGAAGAAGAAAGACATCCCGCTGACCGGCGTCGGGGTCGACGTCAAACGCGACAACAGCGAAGAGCAGAAAGGTAAATACGTCCTGCACGTCACCCTCACCCTCAAAGGCGTACTGACTGACGCCCAGCGCGAGGAATTGTTGCGTGTCGCCGACCGTTGCCCGATCCACAAGCTGATGACCACCAGCGAAGTCACCATCGAAACCCACGCCCCGCAAGGCTTCGACAGCCAGTAA